In Tissierellales bacterium, a single window of DNA contains:
- a CDS encoding PTS transporter subunit IIC has translation MIYNIIESILDLGPSVMLPIMILILGLFFRMKFGRALKAGLLVGIGFQGLNLVIGLLMSTISPATKYYEAMGSGFTTVDMGFAAIGGASWAVPFAPIAVFLIFLINIILLRLKKVNVMNVDIWNFIHFLIPGAMAYALFGSALLGLAITLILSVVTLFVSEKIAPKWQEYFGLEGTTCSTFSYITLVYPIAFIVNKLIDKIPGINKVDISMDNIAEKLGILGEPSVIGLIVGMFLGVLTKQNWTTCLSMGMGIAAVLILIPRMVSVMMEGLSVIGSAAQSYMRTKIGEEAELNIGMDIALGLGEPVVVTVTVLCLPLVILYSFLIPNMTYFPVGMLAGICYVIPMCAMASKGNMLRTFLASAVNLFIIVLLSNYFAPEATAMMNITGVEVEGMVTDGFFGYNIGNIIIGFLSRIIN, from the coding sequence ATGATATATAACATTATAGAAAGTATTTTAGACCTAGGGCCATCAGTTATGCTGCCTATTATGATTTTAATTTTAGGTTTGTTTTTTAGAATGAAATTTGGAAGAGCTTTAAAAGCAGGTTTATTGGTTGGAATTGGATTTCAAGGATTAAATTTAGTTATAGGTCTATTAATGTCAACTATATCACCTGCAACTAAATATTATGAGGCTATGGGCAGTGGTTTTACAACGGTAGATATGGGTTTTGCTGCAATTGGGGGAGCTTCTTGGGCAGTACCTTTTGCACCAATAGCAGTTTTTTTAATATTTTTAATAAATATAATTTTATTAAGATTAAAAAAGGTAAATGTTATGAATGTAGATATATGGAATTTTATTCACTTTTTAATACCTGGAGCAATGGCATATGCCTTATTCGGTAGTGCTTTGTTAGGATTAGCAATTACTTTAATATTATCTGTGGTAACGTTATTTGTATCTGAGAAAATAGCGCCAAAATGGCAAGAATATTTTGGACTGGAAGGAACTACATGCTCTACCTTTTCTTATATTACTTTAGTTTATCCAATAGCATTTATAGTAAATAAATTGATAGATAAAATACCAGGAATTAATAAAGTAGACATAAGTATGGATAATATAGCGGAAAAGTTAGGAATTTTGGGAGAACCGTCCGTTATTGGCTTGATCGTAGGGATGTTTTTAGGAGTTTTAACTAAACAAAATTGGACAACTTGTTTAAGTATGGGAATGGGAATAGCGGCAGTATTAATATTAATTCCTCGTATGGTAAGTGTAATGATGGAAGGGCTTTCTGTAATAGGAAGTGCAGCTCAAAGTTATATGCGTACTAAGATAGGTGAAGAAGCAGAGTTAAATATAGGAATGGATATAGCTTTAGGCTTAGGAGAACCAGTAGTTGTCACAGTTACTGTACTATGCCTACCATTAGTAATATTATATTCTTTCCTAATTCCTAATATGACCTATTTTCCTGTTGGGATGTTAGCTGGAATTTGTTATGTAATACCAATGTGTGCTATGGCCAGTAAAGGAAATATGTTAAGAACTTTTTTAGCATCAGCAGTAAATTTATTTATTATAGTATTACTTTCAAATTACTTTGCACCGGAAGCAACAGCAATGATGAATATAACAGGTGTAGAAGTAGAGGGAATGGTAACAGATGGGTTCTTTGGTTACAATATAGGGAATATAATAATTGGATTTCTATCTAGAATAATAAACTAA
- a CDS encoding PTS sugar transporter subunit IIB — MKNKVKILVACGSGVATSTVAQEKVKDILDDYGIPYTISTGTSGEIENKQHDVDLILVTSKYNKEIEKPVISVFGLISGIGQDKIEKEIIDECKKIIGK; from the coding sequence ATGAAAAATAAAGTAAAAATATTAGTTGCCTGTGGAAGCGGGGTAGCAACATCGACAGTGGCTCAAGAAAAAGTAAAGGATATTTTAGATGATTATGGAATACCATATACAATTTCAACAGGAACTTCTGGTGAAATAGAAAATAAACAACATGATGTGGATTTGATATTGGTTACTTCAAAATATAATAAAGAAATAGAAAAACCTGTTATAAGTGTCTTTGGTTTAATATCTGGAATAGGGCAAGATAAGATAGAAAAGGAAATAATAGATGAGTGTAAAAAGATAATTGGAAAATAG